One genomic segment of Desulfocapsa sulfexigens DSM 10523 includes these proteins:
- the iorA gene encoding indolepyruvate ferredoxin oxidoreductase subunit alpha gives MHKLLTDEPGKKMLLLGNEAIARGAVEAGVAIAAAYPGTPSSEISLNFFQMSQESELYFEYSVNEKVSLEVAAAAANTGVRAMCIMKHVGMNVAADALMTLAYVGVRGGLVILVADDPSMFSSQNEQDSRYYAKLSGLAMLEPSTIEEAKDITIRAFELSEELEEPVLLRTTTRINHSTAVVTCGDISPPKTKGDFTRNPMRYVTVPAVSRKLHVRLLDNLARAEETANQSSLNFTEGKGNWGIICNGVSYTYVSDAVQELGIEEKATILRLGFSHPLPREKVNSFLAGCDRVLIVEEGEPVLEEAVKALAQEKGKLLPIGGKSTALFSRLGEFNPALVREKISAWFEVQETLHDKQEPLIQAELAPRPPTLCAGCSHRATFHAVKKAAAGMDVIYPTDIGCYTLGMLPPLGMADFLICMGSSTGTAAGFSRTLDKKVVTFCGDSTFFHSAMAGLVNAVFNKHNFTLIILDNGTTAMTGHQPHPGVDMEKHGLSGFGKIDIEEVVKALGVGYLSVIHPFKLNKSIKVLQEAFAYKGVSVVIAREICTLYGKSLKMPKMKPFYVSDKCQNHKDCIDQLGCPAFFVKKGRVNIDPDRCTGCALCAQVCPENAIRPVKTNDK, from the coding sequence ATGCATAAACTACTGACCGATGAGCCTGGAAAAAAGATGTTGCTGCTTGGTAACGAGGCCATTGCCCGTGGGGCCGTTGAGGCTGGAGTGGCCATTGCTGCAGCGTATCCTGGCACCCCTTCCTCCGAAATTTCACTGAACTTTTTTCAAATGTCTCAGGAAAGTGAGCTTTATTTTGAATACAGTGTCAATGAAAAGGTCTCGCTCGAGGTAGCGGCGGCTGCAGCCAATACAGGCGTACGTGCCATGTGTATTATGAAACATGTGGGGATGAACGTTGCTGCCGATGCCCTGATGACTCTTGCCTATGTGGGCGTGAGAGGTGGGCTTGTTATTCTGGTGGCTGACGACCCTTCCATGTTTTCCAGCCAGAATGAGCAGGATAGCAGATACTATGCAAAACTTTCCGGTCTTGCCATGCTGGAGCCATCCACCATTGAAGAGGCTAAGGACATCACAATCCGGGCATTTGAGTTGTCAGAGGAGTTAGAAGAGCCTGTTCTTCTCCGAACAACCACCCGAATAAATCACTCCACCGCTGTTGTCACATGTGGCGATATCTCTCCTCCAAAAACAAAAGGAGATTTTACCAGAAACCCCATGCGCTATGTCACAGTGCCAGCGGTATCACGTAAACTCCATGTTCGACTTCTTGACAATCTTGCCAGAGCAGAAGAAACAGCCAATCAGTCATCCTTGAATTTCACGGAAGGCAAAGGCAACTGGGGTATTATCTGTAACGGAGTCAGCTACACCTATGTTTCCGATGCCGTGCAGGAACTTGGGATAGAGGAGAAGGCGACAATTCTCCGCCTGGGTTTTTCGCACCCCCTGCCTAGAGAAAAGGTGAATTCGTTTCTAGCCGGCTGCGATCGTGTACTCATCGTGGAAGAAGGAGAGCCGGTCCTTGAGGAAGCCGTAAAAGCTTTGGCCCAGGAAAAAGGCAAACTTCTACCCATAGGTGGAAAAAGTACGGCTCTTTTTTCACGCCTTGGCGAATTCAACCCTGCTCTTGTGCGAGAAAAAATTTCTGCGTGGTTTGAAGTGCAAGAAACTCTTCATGACAAACAAGAGCCTTTAATACAGGCGGAGTTAGCACCACGTCCGCCAACCCTGTGCGCCGGCTGTTCTCACCGGGCCACCTTCCATGCTGTAAAAAAAGCTGCCGCAGGTATGGATGTCATCTATCCCACTGATATTGGCTGCTACACCCTCGGTATGCTGCCCCCCCTTGGGATGGCAGATTTCCTGATCTGTATGGGGTCATCCACCGGGACTGCCGCAGGTTTCTCCAGAACTCTGGATAAAAAGGTGGTCACTTTCTGCGGTGACTCCACCTTCTTTCATTCTGCAATGGCAGGGCTGGTCAATGCAGTATTCAACAAACATAACTTTACCCTGATAATCCTTGATAACGGTACCACAGCCATGACCGGGCACCAGCCCCATCCGGGTGTGGATATGGAAAAGCACGGGCTTTCCGGTTTTGGCAAAATTGATATTGAAGAGGTGGTCAAAGCACTGGGCGTCGGATATCTATCCGTCATTCATCCCTTCAAACTCAACAAAAGTATCAAAGTGTTACAGGAAGCGTTTGCCTACAAAGGTGTTTCCGTAGTTATTGCCAGGGAGATCTGCACCCTGTATGGCAAGAGTCTGAAAATGCCAAAGATGAAACCCTTTTACGTCAGTGACAAATGTCAGAATCATAAGGACTGCATCGACCAGCTTGGCTGTCCCGCCTTCTTTGTCAAAAAGGGTCGGGTGAATATTGATCCTGATCGC